The Fibrobacter sp. UWH6 genome has a window encoding:
- a CDS encoding transposase has product LNTIRLGVSNARIEATNNKIKLLIRTAYGFRNMNNMLSLIMLSCSYVDVKIAYEWESESRESSSKAA; this is encoded by the coding sequence CTCAACACAATCAGGCTAGGCGTGTCAAACGCAAGGATCGAGGCGACGAACAACAAGATAAAGCTACTGATACGGACTGCCTATGGCTTCAGGAATATGAACAACATGCTGTCGCTGATAATGTTGAGCTGTTCCTATGTAGATGTAAAGATTGCCTACGAATGGGAATCGGAATCGAGAGAATCATCTAGCAAGGCTGCCTAA